The following coding sequences are from one Parabacteroides pacaensis window:
- a CDS encoding GNAT family N-acetyltransferase has product MIEYEELRAEIDRYLMERFKYRKSLVWLTVDKIIVTRRNSRVDFYLRIRKVESCFPPDCLIIARLNFSKERIGHGTHFLSFLTGVARKYGFNYIGIECANIKSGAFAKKLGFYSIDEENYAIAVINLTSYFSME; this is encoded by the coding sequence ATGATTGAGTATGAAGAACTAAGAGCCGAAATAGACCGCTATCTGATGGAACGTTTTAAGTATCGAAAATCGCTTGTATGGCTGACAGTGGATAAGATAATAGTTACCCGAAGAAACAGCCGGGTAGATTTTTATTTGCGTATTAGAAAGGTTGAAAGCTGTTTTCCACCTGATTGCTTGATTATTGCCCGATTGAATTTTAGCAAAGAACGGATAGGGCACGGAACGCACTTTCTTAGTTTTTTGACCGGAGTAGCCCGGAAATATGGTTTCAATTATATCGGCATTGAGTGTGCCAACATCAAAAGCGGAGCATTTGCCAAGAAATTAGGCTTTTATTCCATAGATGAGGAGAATTACGCAATAGCAGTAATCAATCTAACATCTTATTTTTCAATGGAATAA